A single region of the Oncorhynchus kisutch isolate 150728-3 linkage group LG30, Okis_V2, whole genome shotgun sequence genome encodes:
- the clul1 gene encoding clusterin-like protein 1: MRFLIGWVVLVMSLGVLQCAAEDPAAGISEDTLKQLSDVGEKLVDEEVRRALYGVKQMKEVLVKNEEKHEDLMKSLQHSSDKKKGVAQLYQEVELKLEEAEHQCQESLKEEWEACWLCLEDACKTFYTSTCRQGFSSFQAKVENFFRGVSSRFGQRDPRPLDGDMLVNQSADKPDREVVRIEDSFNSLIAKVGSLFERSVVLVDKMQGKLDQNLQKAFDPQSRGQAQGQQPTQDPFFLGMDLGFIHRVGLEEVLDSFFNFGKSVVEDFGDVVTQVFDDLKDVVEEERKRERELFPHFLQNKKLCRELRRQTSECWQLQNQCQSCQGVLLTECPSVRELHVELDEVSQLRDMSKEQYDEVLSIVQQHTGDTASWISNMATEFSWVTEMVNNNTTPDTIFRIRKVVSEGVDGGSSSGGDTKVELNILNSPPLLLTIPAGVELQDPAFINFVTQEALGMYKQMFRHNDD, translated from the exons ATGAGGTTTCtgattggttgggttgtgttggtCATGTCATTGGGGGTCTTGCAATGCGCAGCAGAAGACCCTGCAGCAGGCATCTCAGAGGACACCCTGAAGC AACTGTCTGATGTTGGGGAGAAGCTGGTggatgaggaggtgaggagagctCTGTATGGAGTGAAACAGATGAAGGAGGTACTGGTGAAGAATGAGGAGAAACATGAAGACCTGATGAAGTCTCTCCAACACAGCAGTGACAAGAAGAAG GGTGTGGCCCAGCTATACCAGGAGGTGGAGCTAAAGCTGGAGGAGGCGGAGCATCAGTGCCAGGAGTCTCTAAAGGAGGAATGGGAGGCATGTTGGCTGTGTCTGGAGGACGCCTGTAAGACCTTCTACACCTCCACATGCAGGCAGGGCTTCAGCTCCTTCCAggccaag GTAGAGAACTTCTTCCGCGGGGTGTCATCTCGGTTCGGCCAGAGAGACCCACGTCCTCTAGATGGAGATATGTTGGTGAACCAGAGTGCTGATAAACCCGACAGGGAGGTAGTTCGCATAGAAGACTCCTTCAACAGCCTCATCGCCAAG GTGGGCTCCCTGTTTGAGCGCAGTGTGGTGCTGGTGGACAAGATGCAAGGTAAACTGGACCAAAACCTCCAGAAGGCCTTTGACCCCCAGAGCAGAGGCCAAGCCCAGGGCCAACAGCCTACCCAGGACCCCTTCTTCCTGGGGATGGACTTGGGCTTCATCCACAGAGTGGGGCTGGAGGAGGTGCTGGACTCCTTCTTTAACTTTGGGAAGAGTGTTGTGGAGGACTTTGGGGACGTGGTCACACAAGTGTTTGATGACCTCAAAGAcgttgtggaggaggagaggaagagag AGAGGGAGCTGTTCCCTCATTTCCTCCAGAACAAGAAGTTGTGTAGAGAGTTGAGGAGGCAGACTTCAGAATGCTGGCAGCTGCAGAACCAGTGTCAGTCCTGCCAAGGGGTGCtgctcacag agtgtccCAGTGTGCGGGAGCTGCATGTGGAACTGGATGAGGTGTCTCAGCTGCGGGACATGTCGAAGGAGCAGTACGATGAG GTTCTGAGCATTGTGCAGCAGCACACAGGTGACACGGCGAGCTGGATAAGCAACATGGCTACTGAGTTCAGCTGGGTGACAGAAATGgtcaacaacaacaccacaccTGATACCATATTCCGCATCAGAaag gtggtgtcagagggagTTGATGGCGGCAGCTCGTCAGGGGGAGACACCAAGGTGGAGCTGAACATCCtaaactctcctcctctcctcctgaccaTCCCAGCTGGTGTGGAGCTGCAGGACCCCGCCTTTATCAATTTCGTCACTCAGGAGGCCCTGGGGATGTACAAGCAGATGTTCAG ACACAATGACGACTAA